The Gallus gallus isolate bGalGal1 chromosome 3, bGalGal1.mat.broiler.GRCg7b, whole genome shotgun sequence genome window below encodes:
- the CEBPZ gene encoding CCAAT/enhancer-binding protein zeta isoform 1 (isoform 1 is encoded by transcript variant 1; The RefSeq protein has 1 non-frameshifting indel compared to this genomic sequence), translating into MAALGEWGVRRRPEEADGYELDEDDDDGDGDDGGDADGFTLDEVLRLGGTKQDFLMLCGVDEAEEMVDGGKKGAIDDLKEGELEAFIGSLGLGKYAKGCLDEEEEEEENEEKKGSKEKEKIPKKEKSKKEKSKEKSKKETVAPSSEGKKEKKTEEQVSSRKDSKKKLAGGGPRQQQSVQKERLEEDFTFRAREVILIKPGGKWYDLEYTGETSAEPQDPALLSQYKALAQKLYQHETELYKSKTEYQKGASSAWMKTVVSSGTLADRMAAMTLLIQDSAVHSLHFVENLVNLVKKKGSRQQSLMALDTFRELLLSDLLPDTRKLWSFSQRPFNNIEKMSSGNRDSRDRRLILWYFEHQLKLLVAEFVQTLEALSHDSLTATKTRALAAAHELLCNKPEQEKFLLVQLVNKLGDPQNKIATKASYLLETLLHKHPNMKGVVCSEVERLLYRTNISAKTQYYAMCFLNQIVLSHEETPLANKLITLYFCFFRNCIKKKDVESKMLSALLSGVNRAYPYAEIGDEKVKEQMNTLFKVLHLVNFSTSVQALMLLFQVMDSQQTVSDRYYAALYKKLLDPGLATCSKPSMFLNLVYKSLKADVVLRRVKAFVKRLLQVTTGQTPPFICGTLYLLSELLKVKPGLRVQLQDHVESDEEECFKDQEETEENEETFVDADKVEREERSATENSAKRNNLSSAASWVHHENMGGRKNGVSYDPLHRSPLYCGAESTSLWELKKLSEHFHPSVALFAKTILEGNHIQYSGDPLQDFTLMRFLDRFVYRNPKLHKGKENTSSVVMQRKKKQFMTDTQNLAVNSKEFLARDESKIPVDELFFHRFYTKFDKTREKHRRQEDEESVEDVDDDEFERALDTFEADGAVGVGQDDLDFAGNIKKKSNGNKKSKRSEESGADWEDSDDEEFSDLDDEEVSLGSMEEDDFEEDMDEEGGVFMDVSDDGNGPDLNNDNQSKSVSKKTKRKKDMNFMGSHEESYFLLEGSSQGKKRKLKDAKILAAAEEIGYLLDENAGSKFDNIGMNAMANRDNANIKQIKWELERDRWLHNRDVKSIIKRKKQLRHTGLKKKYRGKKSKR; encoded by the exons ATGGCGGCGCTCGGGGAGTGGGGCGTGCGGCGGCGGCCGGAGGAGGCGGATGGCTACGAACtggatgaagatgatgatgatggtgatgatggtgGAGATGCCGATGGGTTCACGCTGGATGAGGTGCTCCGCCTCGGCGGCACCAAG CAAGACTTCCTCATGCTGTGCGGCGTGGACGAGGCGGAGGAGATGGTGGACGGCGGCAAGAAAGGTGCCATCGACGATCTGAAGGAGGGGGAGCTGGAGGCCTTCATCGGCTCCTTGGGGCTTGGCAAGTATGCAAAAGGCTGCCtggacgaggaggaggaggaggaggagaacgAGGagaagaagggcagcaaagagaaagagaagatcccaaagaaggagaaaagcaagaaggagaaaagcaaggagaaaagcaagaaggaaacagTTGCTCCTTcatcagaagggaaaaaggaaaaaaaaaccgAAGAGCAAGTGAGTAGcagaaaagacagcaagaagAAGCTAGCTGGCGGTGGTCCACGCCAGCAGCAGTCGGTCCAGAAGGAGAGGCTGGAAGAGGACTTCACATTTCGTGCTAGGGAGGTGATACTGATCAAACCTGGCGGCAAGTGGTACGACCTCGAGTACACCGGTGAGACTTCTGCTGAGCCGCAGGATCCAGCCCTCCTGTCCCAGTACAAGGCCTTGGCCCAAAAGCTGTACCAGCACGAGACAGAGCTGTACAAGAGCAAGACGGAGTATCAGAAGGGAGCCTCGTCGGCGTGGATGAAAACCGTTGTGTCGTCGGGTACCCTCGCTGACAGGATGGCAGCCATGACCCTCCTCATCCAGGACAGCGCTGTTCACAGTCTCCACTTTGTTGAGAACCTGGTGAACCTCGTAAAGAAAAAGGGCAGCAGGCAACAGAGCCTCATGGCTCTGGATACTTTCAGAGAGCTTCTCCTTTCAGATCTCTTACCAGATACTCGCAAGCTGTGGTCTTTCTCACAGCGTCCATTTAACAACATAGAGAAAATGTCGAGTGGCAACAGAGATTCCAGGGACAGACGGCTGATACTATGGTACTTTGAGCACCAGCTGAAGCTGTTGGTGGCAGAGTTTGTGCAGACCTTGGAAGCACTGAGCCACGATTCCCTGACAGCAACAAAAACCCGAGCGCTGGCAGCTGCCCACGAGCTTCTCTGCAACAAGCCTGAGCAGGAGAAATTTCTGCTTGTCCAGCTGGTAAATAAACTGGGAGACCCTCAGAACAAAATAGCCACCAAAGCATCTTATCTTCTAGAGACTTTACTTCACAAGCATCCAAATATGAAAGGAGTGGTGTGCAGTGAGGTGGAGAGACTTTTGTACCGCACAAACATCAGTGCAAAGACTCAGTATTACGCCATGTGCTTTTTAAATCAGATAGTCCTCAGTCATGAAGAAACACCGTTGGCCAACAAGCTGATAACtttgtacttctgtttttttcggaactgcattaagaaaaaagatgtcGAATCCAAAATGCTCAGCGCTCTTCTTAGCGGGGTTAACAGAGCTTACCCTTATGCTGAGATCGGTGATGAGAAAGTGAAAGAACAAATGAACACCTTGTTTAAAGTTCTGCACCTTGTGAACTTCAGCACCAGCGTCCAGGCCCTGATGTTGCTGTTCCAGGTTATGGACTCCCAGCAGACTGTATCCGATAGGTACTACGCAGCACTGTATAA GAAGCTTCTAGATCCCGGTTTAGCAACCTGCTCAAAGCCATCCATGTTTCTTAATCTTGTCTATAAATCTCTGAAGGCAGACGTGGTGTTACGGCGAGTGAAGGCCTTCGTGAAGAGGTTGCTTCAGGTCACTACTGGACAGACACCACCCTTCATTTGTGGAACCCTGTACCTTCTGTCTGAGCTTCTGAAAGTAAAACCAGGCCTGAGGGTCCAGTTACAGGATCACGTG GAGTCTGATGAAGAAGAGTGCTTTAAGGATCAAGAAGAGACTGAAGAGAATGAGGAAACATTTGTGGATGCAGATAAAGtagaaagggaagagaggagcGCAACAGAAAATTCTGCTAAAAGAAATAATCTGAGTTCAGCAGCCTCATGGGTGCATCATGAGAATATGGGAG GGAGAAAGAATGGGGTTTCCTACGATCCTTTGCACCGAAGTCCTTTATACTGTGGTGCTGAAAGTACAAGCCTTTGGGAACTGAAGAAG ctttctgaacattttcacCCATCTGTGGCTCTCTTTGCAAAAACCATTCTAGAG ggAAATCATATTCAGTACTCCGGTGACCCTTTGCAAGATTTCACATTAATGAGATTCTTGGATCGCTTTGTGTACCGAAATCCCAAACTCCACAAAGGCAAAG AGAACACCAGCAGTGTGGTAATGCAGCGGAAGAAGAAGCAGTTTATGACGGATACACAAAATCTGGCAG TCAATAGTAAGGAATTCCTTGCCAGAGATGAAAGCAAAATCCCAGTggatgaattattttttcacag ATTCTATACAAAGTTTGATAAAACGAGAGAGAAGCACAGGCGTCAGGAGGATGAAGAAAGCGTGGAAGATGTGGACGATGATGAGTTTGAAAGAGCACTGG atacATTTGAAGCTGATGGTGCTGTTGGTGTTGGCCAGGATGACCTTGATTTTGCTGG taatataaaaaagaaaagcaacgggaataagaaaagcaaaagaagtgaGGAATCCGGTGCTGACTGGGAGGATTCTGACGATGAAGAattcagtgacctggatgatgAGGAAGTCTCCTTAGGAAGCATGGAGGAAGATGACTTTGAAGAGGATATGGATGAGGAAGGAGGTGTATTTATGGACGTGTCTGATGATGGTAATGGCCCAG acCTTAACAATGACAATCAATCGAAGTCTGTCAGTAAAAAGaccaagagaaagaaagatatgAATTTTATGGGATCACATGAAG AATCATACTTCTTGTTGGAAGGATCCAGccaaggaaagaagagaaaactcaAAGATGCCAAAATACTGGCAGCTGCTGAAGAG attGGCTACCTGCTGGATGAAAATGCTGGGTCCAAGTTTGACAATATTGGAATGAATGCCATGGCTAACAGAGATAATGCAA atATCAAACAGATCAAGTGGGAATTAGAGCGCGACAGGTGGCTTCACAACAGGGATGTGAAAAGCAtcatcaaaaggaaaaaacagctcAGGCACACGGGGCTGAAAAAGAAGTACAGAGGCAAGAAATCAAAAAGATGA
- the CEBPZ gene encoding CCAAT/enhancer-binding protein zeta isoform 2 (isoform 2 is encoded by transcript variant 2; The RefSeq protein has 1 non-frameshifting indel compared to this genomic sequence): MAALGEWGVRRRPEEADGYELDEDDDDGDGDDGGDADGFTLDEVLRLGGTKQDFLMLCGVDEAEEMVDGGKKGAIDDLKEGELEAFIGSLGLGKYAKGCLDEEEEEEENEEKKGSKEKEKIPKKEKSKKEKSKEKSKKETVAPSSEGKKEKKTEEQVSSRKDSKKKLAGGGPRQQQSVQKERLEEDFTFRAREVILIKPGGKWYDLEYTGETSAEPQDPALLSQYKALAQKLYQHETELYKSKTEYQKGASSAWMKTVVSSGTLADRMAAMTLLIQDSAVHSLHFVENLVNLVKKKGSRQQSLMALDTFRELLLSDLLPDTRKLWSFSQRPFNNIEKMSSGNRDSRDRRLILWYFEHQLKLLVAEFVQTLEALSHDSLTATKTRALAAAHELLCNKPEQEKFLLVQLVNKLGDPQNKIATKASYLLETLLHKHPNMKGVVCSEVERLLYRTNISAKTQYYAMCFLNQIVLSHEETPLANKLITLYFCFFRNCIKKKDVESKMLSALLSGVNRAYPYAEIGDEKVKEQMNTLFKVLHLVNFSTSVQALMLLFQVMDSQQTVSDRYYAALYKKLLDPGLATCSKPSMFLNLVYKSLKADVVLRRVKAFVKRLLQVTTGQTPPFICGTLYLLSELLKVKPGLRVQLQDHVESDEEECFKDQEETEENEETFVDADKVEREERSATENSAKRNNLSSAASWVHHENMGGRKNGVSYDPLHRSPLYCGAESTSLWELKKLSEHFHPSVALFAKTILEGNHIQYSGDPLQDFTLMRFLDRFVYRNPKLHKGKENTSSVVMQRKKKQFMTDTQNLAVNSKEFLARDESKIPVDELFFHRFYTKFDKTREKHRRQEDEESVEDVDDDEFERALDTFEADGAVGVGQDDLDFAGNIKKKSNGNKKSKRSEESGADWEDSDDEEFSDLDDEEVSLGSMEEDDFEEDMDEEGGVFMDVSDDGNGPDLNNDNQSKSVSKKTKRKKDMNFMGSHEGSSQGKKRKLKDAKILAAAEEIGYLLDENAGSKFDNIGMNAMANRDNANIKQIKWELERDRWLHNRDVKSIIKRKKQLRHTGLKKKYRGKKSKR, encoded by the exons ATGGCGGCGCTCGGGGAGTGGGGCGTGCGGCGGCGGCCGGAGGAGGCGGATGGCTACGAACtggatgaagatgatgatgatggtgatgatggtgGAGATGCCGATGGGTTCACGCTGGATGAGGTGCTCCGCCTCGGCGGCACCAAG CAAGACTTCCTCATGCTGTGCGGCGTGGACGAGGCGGAGGAGATGGTGGACGGCGGCAAGAAAGGTGCCATCGACGATCTGAAGGAGGGGGAGCTGGAGGCCTTCATCGGCTCCTTGGGGCTTGGCAAGTATGCAAAAGGCTGCCtggacgaggaggaggaggaggaggagaacgAGGagaagaagggcagcaaagagaaagagaagatcccaaagaaggagaaaagcaagaaggagaaaagcaaggagaaaagcaagaaggaaacagTTGCTCCTTcatcagaagggaaaaaggaaaaaaaaaccgAAGAGCAAGTGAGTAGcagaaaagacagcaagaagAAGCTAGCTGGCGGTGGTCCACGCCAGCAGCAGTCGGTCCAGAAGGAGAGGCTGGAAGAGGACTTCACATTTCGTGCTAGGGAGGTGATACTGATCAAACCTGGCGGCAAGTGGTACGACCTCGAGTACACCGGTGAGACTTCTGCTGAGCCGCAGGATCCAGCCCTCCTGTCCCAGTACAAGGCCTTGGCCCAAAAGCTGTACCAGCACGAGACAGAGCTGTACAAGAGCAAGACGGAGTATCAGAAGGGAGCCTCGTCGGCGTGGATGAAAACCGTTGTGTCGTCGGGTACCCTCGCTGACAGGATGGCAGCCATGACCCTCCTCATCCAGGACAGCGCTGTTCACAGTCTCCACTTTGTTGAGAACCTGGTGAACCTCGTAAAGAAAAAGGGCAGCAGGCAACAGAGCCTCATGGCTCTGGATACTTTCAGAGAGCTTCTCCTTTCAGATCTCTTACCAGATACTCGCAAGCTGTGGTCTTTCTCACAGCGTCCATTTAACAACATAGAGAAAATGTCGAGTGGCAACAGAGATTCCAGGGACAGACGGCTGATACTATGGTACTTTGAGCACCAGCTGAAGCTGTTGGTGGCAGAGTTTGTGCAGACCTTGGAAGCACTGAGCCACGATTCCCTGACAGCAACAAAAACCCGAGCGCTGGCAGCTGCCCACGAGCTTCTCTGCAACAAGCCTGAGCAGGAGAAATTTCTGCTTGTCCAGCTGGTAAATAAACTGGGAGACCCTCAGAACAAAATAGCCACCAAAGCATCTTATCTTCTAGAGACTTTACTTCACAAGCATCCAAATATGAAAGGAGTGGTGTGCAGTGAGGTGGAGAGACTTTTGTACCGCACAAACATCAGTGCAAAGACTCAGTATTACGCCATGTGCTTTTTAAATCAGATAGTCCTCAGTCATGAAGAAACACCGTTGGCCAACAAGCTGATAACtttgtacttctgtttttttcggaactgcattaagaaaaaagatgtcGAATCCAAAATGCTCAGCGCTCTTCTTAGCGGGGTTAACAGAGCTTACCCTTATGCTGAGATCGGTGATGAGAAAGTGAAAGAACAAATGAACACCTTGTTTAAAGTTCTGCACCTTGTGAACTTCAGCACCAGCGTCCAGGCCCTGATGTTGCTGTTCCAGGTTATGGACTCCCAGCAGACTGTATCCGATAGGTACTACGCAGCACTGTATAA GAAGCTTCTAGATCCCGGTTTAGCAACCTGCTCAAAGCCATCCATGTTTCTTAATCTTGTCTATAAATCTCTGAAGGCAGACGTGGTGTTACGGCGAGTGAAGGCCTTCGTGAAGAGGTTGCTTCAGGTCACTACTGGACAGACACCACCCTTCATTTGTGGAACCCTGTACCTTCTGTCTGAGCTTCTGAAAGTAAAACCAGGCCTGAGGGTCCAGTTACAGGATCACGTG GAGTCTGATGAAGAAGAGTGCTTTAAGGATCAAGAAGAGACTGAAGAGAATGAGGAAACATTTGTGGATGCAGATAAAGtagaaagggaagagaggagcGCAACAGAAAATTCTGCTAAAAGAAATAATCTGAGTTCAGCAGCCTCATGGGTGCATCATGAGAATATGGGAG GGAGAAAGAATGGGGTTTCCTACGATCCTTTGCACCGAAGTCCTTTATACTGTGGTGCTGAAAGTACAAGCCTTTGGGAACTGAAGAAG ctttctgaacattttcacCCATCTGTGGCTCTCTTTGCAAAAACCATTCTAGAG ggAAATCATATTCAGTACTCCGGTGACCCTTTGCAAGATTTCACATTAATGAGATTCTTGGATCGCTTTGTGTACCGAAATCCCAAACTCCACAAAGGCAAAG AGAACACCAGCAGTGTGGTAATGCAGCGGAAGAAGAAGCAGTTTATGACGGATACACAAAATCTGGCAG TCAATAGTAAGGAATTCCTTGCCAGAGATGAAAGCAAAATCCCAGTggatgaattattttttcacag ATTCTATACAAAGTTTGATAAAACGAGAGAGAAGCACAGGCGTCAGGAGGATGAAGAAAGCGTGGAAGATGTGGACGATGATGAGTTTGAAAGAGCACTGG atacATTTGAAGCTGATGGTGCTGTTGGTGTTGGCCAGGATGACCTTGATTTTGCTGG taatataaaaaagaaaagcaacgggaataagaaaagcaaaagaagtgaGGAATCCGGTGCTGACTGGGAGGATTCTGACGATGAAGAattcagtgacctggatgatgAGGAAGTCTCCTTAGGAAGCATGGAGGAAGATGACTTTGAAGAGGATATGGATGAGGAAGGAGGTGTATTTATGGACGTGTCTGATGATGGTAATGGCCCAG acCTTAACAATGACAATCAATCGAAGTCTGTCAGTAAAAAGaccaagagaaagaaagatatgAATTTTATGGGATCACATGAAG GATCCAGccaaggaaagaagagaaaactcaAAGATGCCAAAATACTGGCAGCTGCTGAAGAG attGGCTACCTGCTGGATGAAAATGCTGGGTCCAAGTTTGACAATATTGGAATGAATGCCATGGCTAACAGAGATAATGCAA atATCAAACAGATCAAGTGGGAATTAGAGCGCGACAGGTGGCTTCACAACAGGGATGTGAAAAGCAtcatcaaaaggaaaaaacagctcAGGCACACGGGGCTGAAAAAGAAGTACAGAGGCAAGAAATCAAAAAGATGA